In Fimbriiglobus ruber, a single genomic region encodes these proteins:
- a CDS encoding S-adenosylmethionine:tRNA ribosyltransferase-isomerase, producing the protein MIAADSPVQRPPLAKLLVVDRFGAMTHAVRSALVEFLRPGDLVVANDAATLPASLQGVHVRSGEPVEVRLAGRRSLAADDVRQFVAVVFGAGDYHARTEDRPPPPVLDPGDRLTLSPLVATVERRLGHARLVGLRFDGTPDAIWAGLARHGRPIQYAHMPVPLALWDVWTPVAGPPVAFESPSAGFALDWHVLEGFRARGVGFATLTHAAGISSTGDPELDRRLPFDEPYHIPAATALAVRLTRARGSRVVAIGTTVVRALEHAALADGRVRAGDGVATQRIGAATRLCVADAILSGTHEPDTSHYELLRAFAADAVLDRVNVALQAGDYRTHEFGDSVFIEREYGRREYFSPQICADERGSESGILF; encoded by the coding sequence ATGATCGCCGCCGACAGTCCCGTCCAGCGGCCGCCGCTGGCGAAGTTACTGGTGGTCGATCGCTTCGGCGCGATGACCCACGCCGTCAGGTCCGCGCTCGTCGAATTCCTGCGGCCGGGTGATCTGGTCGTCGCCAACGACGCGGCAACGCTGCCCGCCAGTCTTCAGGGCGTCCACGTGCGGAGCGGCGAGCCCGTCGAAGTTCGGCTCGCGGGCCGGCGGTCGCTGGCGGCGGACGACGTCCGCCAGTTCGTCGCCGTCGTGTTCGGCGCGGGCGATTACCACGCGCGCACCGAAGACCGCCCGCCGCCGCCGGTCCTCGATCCGGGCGACCGGCTCACCCTCAGCCCGCTCGTGGCGACGGTCGAGCGCCGCCTCGGCCACGCCCGCCTGGTCGGGCTCCGCTTCGACGGGACACCGGACGCGATCTGGGCCGGTCTGGCCCGCCACGGGCGGCCGATCCAGTACGCACACATGCCGGTGCCGCTAGCTCTGTGGGATGTGTGGACGCCCGTCGCCGGTCCGCCGGTGGCGTTCGAGTCGCCATCGGCCGGCTTCGCGCTGGACTGGCACGTCCTTGAGGGGTTCCGTGCCCGCGGCGTCGGATTCGCCACGCTCACGCACGCGGCCGGGATTTCGTCCACGGGCGACCCCGAACTGGACCGGCGGCTGCCGTTCGACGAGCCCTACCACATCCCGGCGGCCACCGCCCTCGCGGTCCGCCTGACCCGGGCCCGCGGCAGCCGGGTCGTCGCGATCGGCACGACCGTCGTGCGTGCTCTCGAACACGCGGCCCTCGCCGACGGCCGGGTCCGCGCCGGCGATGGGGTAGCCACGCAGCGCATTGGCGCGGCCACCCGCTTGTGCGTCGCGGACGCGATACTCTCGGGCACCCACGAACCGGACACCAGCCACTACGAACTGCTGCGGGCGTTCGCGGCCGACGCCGTTTTAGACCGGGTGAACGTCGCCCTCCAGGCGGGCGACTACCGGACGCACGAGTTTGGCGATTCGGTTTTCATCGAGCGGGAATACGGGCGACGCGAATATTTTTCGCCGCAGATTTGCGCCGATGAACGCGGATCAGAAAGCGGAATTCTTTTCTGA
- a CDS encoding SDR family NAD(P)-dependent oxidoreductase — translation MEPSWHSESPDHFAGLRVAVTGGTSGLGLALVRELLGRGARVAFVARTPERVVQVAEANPGAKGIVGDVSKKEDIYLLALQIVGELGGLDVLVNNASDLGPVPLRLLGDTDCEDLERALATNLLGPFRLTKAVLGALAASAREGSGAVVLNVSSDAAVNAYPRWGAYGASKAALRHMTAIWDAELAAEGVRFLSVDPGDMDTPMHQAAIPDADPTTLKRPETAARELADAIRAALPGSILASGVGAGDRNAGGAL, via the coding sequence GGTGGCCGTCACGGGCGGCACCTCCGGACTGGGCCTGGCACTCGTTCGGGAATTGCTCGGGCGCGGGGCACGGGTGGCGTTCGTCGCCCGCACCCCGGAGCGTGTCGTGCAAGTTGCGGAAGCGAATCCCGGGGCGAAGGGGATCGTGGGGGACGTGTCCAAGAAAGAGGACATCTACCTCCTCGCCCTGCAAATCGTCGGCGAACTGGGCGGGTTGGACGTTCTGGTCAACAACGCCTCGGACCTGGGGCCGGTGCCGCTGCGGCTGCTCGGCGACACGGACTGCGAGGACCTGGAACGCGCCCTCGCCACGAACCTGCTCGGACCGTTCCGGTTGACGAAGGCGGTCCTCGGCGCGCTGGCCGCGTCGGCCCGCGAGGGGAGCGGGGCGGTAGTGCTAAACGTGTCGAGCGACGCGGCGGTCAATGCGTACCCGCGCTGGGGTGCGTACGGCGCGAGCAAGGCGGCCCTCCGCCACATGACGGCGATCTGGGACGCCGAACTCGCGGCAGAGGGCGTGCGCTTTCTGTCGGTCGACCCGGGCGACATGGACACGCCGATGCACCAGGCCGCGATTCCCGACGCGGACCCCACGACGTTGAAGCGCCCGGAAACAGCCGCGCGTGAACTGGCCGACGCCATTCGCGCCGCCCTGCCCGGATCCATTCTCGCGTCAGGTGTAGGCGCCGGTGACCGGAACGCGGGAGGTGCCTTATGA